A region from the Paenarthrobacter aurescens genome encodes:
- a CDS encoding MarR family winged helix-turn-helix transcriptional regulator: MSVGSATATDLVHQIFDLQRTLRCVVTAHMARVPDVGMAVQGVMRFIGEGETRATHLATRLGVSAPVLSRHISELEELGFVVRRPDPADGRAQLLALTEKGSAKLREFEEQRSVRLRDYLADWSEADALEASQVINKLTESLKDSIRATAAGSITTNQTA, encoded by the coding sequence ATGTCCGTCGGTTCTGCCACCGCAACCGATCTTGTGCATCAAATCTTCGATCTCCAACGCACGCTCCGCTGTGTGGTGACCGCCCACATGGCCCGCGTTCCCGACGTCGGAATGGCTGTTCAGGGAGTGATGCGCTTCATTGGCGAGGGGGAGACCCGCGCTACGCATTTGGCCACGCGGCTAGGTGTGAGCGCGCCGGTCCTCAGCCGCCACATCAGCGAACTCGAGGAACTGGGCTTCGTGGTCAGACGGCCGGACCCAGCGGACGGCAGGGCCCAACTCCTTGCGCTGACGGAGAAAGGCTCCGCGAAACTACGCGAATTTGAAGAACAACGCAGCGTGAGACTGCGGGATTACCTGGCGGATTGGAGCGAGGCGGACGCCCTCGAGGCCTCCCAGGTCATCAACAAACTCACGGAGTCCCTTAAAGACTCAATCCGGGCAACGGCGGCCGGCTCCATCACAACAAACCAGACAGCTTAG
- a CDS encoding MFS transporter, with product MATPVQNSKAVDASFTAHKAAAPMTHRQIMEALTGLLAAFFTAILSSTIVANALPTIMSELKGTQTDFAWVITAALLANAATTPIWGKLADLFDKKLLVQLSIIIFVAGSVMAGLSETIPLLLTARVIQGVAMGGLTALAQAIIGSMIPPRDRGKYSGYMGAVMAVGTAGGPLLGGFIVDSPLGWRWTFFVCVPLAVVALILLQVTLKIEHIKRPAKIDWLGSILLTSGVSLLLIWVSFAGNPDYYDWFSWQSALMVGGGVALLAVLVFVETKVAQPIIPLKIISERTTALAIVASVAVGIAMFGSSTFLGQYFQVARGATPTEAGLLTLPMIAGNLIGSVASGILISRFGKWKRFLIAGSVLLIGGLAFAGTMDHTTELWIVAIYTGVFGLGLGMLMQNLVLAVQNTVQAKDIGTASASVAFFRSVGGAIGVSVLGAIMSNHVKDLAVEGMAAAGIPAQGGASGASMDLADMPAPIAEIMRAAYGDATAQIFLISAIISVVALLAVLFIKERPLRRTVDAAPEKELMAAASGDAGMSLDTASMDAVKASDDDARRLGANSAISVGEPQVPRTDRPASSPDSGSDLDLEFARILTQERSHGVADVKEVQEQLSRTQYVLAEQQLQLSRANVELQARLREQQTLAEQQARTAEELAALRKELKRERRQQERMALLLLEGAEARADHGKHAG from the coding sequence ATGGCTACACCAGTACAAAACTCCAAGGCGGTGGACGCCTCATTCACCGCGCACAAGGCCGCCGCACCCATGACGCACCGTCAGATCATGGAAGCCCTCACCGGCCTCCTCGCGGCGTTCTTCACAGCGATCCTCAGCAGCACGATTGTTGCCAACGCACTGCCCACCATCATGTCCGAGCTCAAGGGCACCCAAACCGACTTCGCCTGGGTCATCACGGCTGCGTTGCTGGCAAACGCCGCCACCACGCCCATCTGGGGCAAGCTCGCGGACCTCTTCGACAAGAAGCTCCTGGTCCAGCTGAGCATCATCATCTTCGTGGCCGGTTCGGTCATGGCCGGCCTGTCCGAAACCATTCCGCTGCTGTTGACCGCCCGCGTCATCCAGGGCGTGGCCATGGGTGGCCTCACCGCCCTGGCGCAAGCGATCATCGGCTCCATGATTCCGCCGCGTGACCGCGGTAAGTACTCCGGGTACATGGGTGCTGTCATGGCGGTGGGCACCGCAGGCGGCCCGTTGCTGGGCGGCTTCATTGTTGACAGCCCGCTGGGCTGGCGCTGGACGTTCTTCGTCTGCGTGCCGCTGGCCGTCGTCGCTCTCATCCTGCTCCAGGTGACGCTGAAGATCGAGCACATCAAGCGTCCGGCCAAGATCGACTGGCTCGGATCCATCCTTCTGACCTCCGGCGTGAGCCTGCTCCTCATTTGGGTTTCCTTCGCCGGCAACCCTGACTACTACGACTGGTTCTCCTGGCAGTCCGCCCTCATGGTGGGCGGCGGCGTGGCACTGCTTGCAGTGCTCGTATTCGTGGAAACCAAGGTGGCCCAGCCCATCATCCCGCTCAAGATCATCTCCGAGCGCACCACCGCCCTGGCCATTGTTGCCTCCGTTGCTGTGGGAATCGCCATGTTCGGTTCCTCCACCTTCCTGGGTCAGTACTTCCAGGTTGCCCGCGGTGCAACACCTACCGAGGCCGGCCTGCTGACGCTGCCCATGATTGCAGGCAACCTGATTGGATCGGTGGCATCGGGCATCCTGATCAGCCGTTTTGGCAAGTGGAAGAGGTTCCTGATTGCAGGTTCCGTTCTGCTCATTGGCGGCCTCGCGTTCGCTGGAACCATGGACCACACCACGGAACTGTGGATTGTGGCCATCTACACCGGTGTGTTCGGCCTGGGCCTTGGCATGCTGATGCAGAACCTGGTGCTGGCTGTGCAGAACACCGTTCAAGCCAAGGACATCGGTACGGCCAGTGCCTCGGTGGCGTTCTTCCGCTCGGTTGGTGGCGCGATCGGCGTGTCCGTCCTCGGCGCCATCATGTCCAACCACGTCAAGGACCTCGCAGTTGAAGGCATGGCTGCCGCGGGCATCCCGGCCCAGGGTGGCGCGTCCGGTGCCAGCATGGACCTGGCCGACATGCCGGCGCCCATCGCTGAGATCATGCGCGCTGCTTACGGTGACGCCACCGCCCAGATCTTCCTGATCTCCGCGATCATCAGCGTGGTTGCCCTCCTCGCGGTGCTGTTCATTAAGGAACGCCCGCTGCGCCGCACGGTTGACGCTGCTCCTGAGAAGGAACTCATGGCTGCGGCATCGGGAGACGCCGGAATGTCGCTGGACACGGCGTCCATGGACGCAGTCAAGGCGTCCGACGACGACGCCCGCCGCTTGGGTGCCAACTCCGCCATTTCGGTGGGGGAGCCTCAGGTTCCGCGCACTGACCGCCCGGCCTCCAGCCCGGACTCCGGATCTGACCTTGACCTTGAGTTTGCGCGGATCCTCACCCAGGAACGGTCCCACGGCGTCGCCGATGTGAAGGAAGTCCAGGAGCAGTTGTCGCGTACGCAGTATGTACTGGCGGAACAGCAGCTACAGCTGAGCCGGGCCAATGTGGAACTGCAGGCAAGGTTGCGGGAGCAGCAAACCCTTGCCGAGCAGCAGGCCCGCACCGCTGAAGAGCTCGCTGCTCTCCGGAAGGAACTCAAGCGCGAGCGCAGGCAGCAGGAACGTATGGCGTTGCTGCTTCTCGAAGGCGCGGAGGCACGTGCGGACCACGGGAAGCACGCAGGCTGA
- a CDS encoding ABC transporter ATP-binding protein yields MLVTLIRRYSKPYLPQIVAVLLFQLASTIATLYLPSLNARIIDEGVSRGDTDFIWQTGALMLAVALGQVITAIVAVYFGSRVAMAIGRDLRRSVFRQVSSFSAQDVNTFGAPTLITRGTNDVQQVQMLVLMGLNFMVSTPIMCVGGIIMALREDLSLSWLVWVSVPVLVAVVGYLVVRLMPLFRSMQTKIDAINGVLREQIIGIRVVRAFVREPHEARRFGNANDDLTAVSVKIGNLFVLMFPAIGMILHLSTAAVLWFGGQRVDSGEMQVGALTAFLQYLLQILMAVMMGTFMAMMIPRASVCADRIGEVLDVEPSIHNPTSPVVPAEKKGRVEFRDVTFKYPGAEAPVLSNISFTAEPGKTLAIIGSTGAGKTTLVSLLPRLYDVASGDVLLDGVPVTKMDASEITSRVSAVPQKPYLFSGTIEHNLRFGKPDATDEELWDALETAQAKGFVEEKSSGLNRRIAQGGTNVSGGQRQRLSIARALVTKPNVYLFDDSFSALDVATDARLRKALKAKTRDATVIIVAQRVSTIADADEILVLDNGRIVDRGTHDELLETSPTYQEIVESQLSVEEVA; encoded by the coding sequence ATGCTTGTCACCCTTATACGGCGCTATTCCAAGCCGTATTTGCCGCAGATCGTGGCCGTGCTGTTATTCCAGCTGGCGTCCACCATAGCCACGCTCTACCTCCCCAGCCTCAATGCCAGAATCATTGACGAAGGGGTTTCCCGCGGAGACACCGATTTCATCTGGCAGACCGGTGCGCTCATGCTCGCTGTTGCCCTTGGACAAGTGATCACTGCCATTGTGGCCGTGTACTTCGGCTCCCGTGTTGCCATGGCCATTGGCCGGGACCTGCGCCGCAGCGTTTTCAGGCAGGTCAGCAGTTTCTCCGCTCAGGACGTCAACACATTCGGCGCTCCCACCCTGATCACCCGCGGCACCAATGACGTCCAGCAGGTACAAATGCTGGTGCTCATGGGCCTGAACTTCATGGTTTCCACTCCCATCATGTGTGTGGGCGGCATCATCATGGCACTCCGTGAGGACCTCAGCCTGTCATGGTTGGTATGGGTTTCCGTTCCGGTCCTGGTGGCCGTAGTTGGTTACCTCGTCGTCCGTCTGATGCCCTTGTTCCGGTCCATGCAGACCAAAATCGATGCCATCAACGGTGTGCTGCGCGAGCAAATCATCGGTATCCGCGTGGTCCGGGCCTTTGTGCGCGAGCCTCATGAGGCCCGGCGTTTCGGGAATGCCAATGATGACCTCACTGCGGTCTCGGTCAAGATCGGCAACCTCTTTGTCCTGATGTTCCCTGCCATCGGCATGATCCTTCACCTGTCCACAGCAGCTGTGCTGTGGTTCGGTGGTCAGCGGGTGGACTCCGGTGAGATGCAGGTGGGTGCGCTGACGGCCTTCCTGCAGTACCTGCTGCAGATCCTGATGGCTGTCATGATGGGCACCTTCATGGCAATGATGATTCCCCGTGCGTCCGTGTGTGCTGACCGCATTGGCGAGGTGCTGGACGTGGAGCCTTCCATCCACAACCCCACCTCACCGGTGGTGCCCGCAGAGAAGAAGGGACGCGTGGAGTTCCGCGACGTCACTTTCAAGTACCCAGGAGCCGAGGCTCCCGTGCTGAGCAACATCTCCTTTACTGCTGAGCCGGGCAAGACCCTGGCCATCATCGGCTCCACGGGTGCCGGCAAAACCACCCTGGTCTCGCTGCTTCCACGGCTTTATGACGTCGCCTCAGGTGACGTCCTGCTCGACGGCGTGCCCGTCACCAAGATGGACGCCTCGGAGATCACCAGCAGGGTATCGGCCGTGCCTCAGAAACCGTACTTGTTCTCCGGGACAATCGAGCACAACCTGCGCTTCGGCAAGCCTGACGCCACGGATGAAGAACTGTGGGACGCATTGGAGACCGCGCAGGCCAAGGGCTTCGTTGAAGAGAAGTCATCCGGCTTGAACAGGCGAATTGCCCAGGGCGGTACCAACGTATCTGGTGGTCAACGCCAGAGGCTGTCCATTGCCAGGGCTTTGGTTACCAAACCCAACGTGTACTTGTTTGACGATTCGTTCTCTGCTTTGGACGTCGCCACCGACGCCAGGCTGAGGAAGGCCTTGAAGGCCAAGACCCGGGACGCCACCGTCATCATCGTGGCCCAGCGCGTCTCAACCATCGCGGACGCGGACGAGATCCTTGTGCTGGATAACGGCAGGATTGTTGATCGCGGAACGCACGATGAACTGCTGGAGACCTCACCCACGTACCAGGAAATTGTTGAGTCCCAGCTGAGCGTGGAGGAAGTGGCATGA
- a CDS encoding ABC transporter ATP-binding protein: MTEQNQQKKRGWAAKAQAAKDAKATAEAEIATEALDDDDFVEEEYVPSEADGGMFGDVPAKKAKEFWPSAKRLMGLLKPEAVGVYIVIGLVIVSVVLNVIAPKVLGNAMDVIFGGVVGRQVPEGVSKEQFVELMRQQGEGNFADMVSKMELTNGIDFPKLTFLISIVLLMYFVANIFLWAQGWLLNRIVMRVIKKLRNDVQAKLNRLPLNYFDTRQRGDILSRVTNDVDNVQQGLQQAFSQLVSSVLTVLGITVMMFIVSWELALIALIALPLSGIVAGVIGARSQKLFAAQWKNTGALNGQIEESFSGHDLVKVFGRDADMLDRFDEKNEELYKASFGAQFVSGVIFPAMNFVSYLSYVGIAVVGGLRVASGSMSLGDATAFIQYSREFTQPLGQIAGMANMLQSGVASAERVFEFLDADEEVEETGTRNLPSKTDGHVEFEHVSFSYVEDKPLIEDLSFAAEPGHTVAIVGPTGAGKTTLVNLVMRFYELNAGRITLDGVDIKDLSRAELRSKVGMVLQDAWLFGGTIYDNIKYGNLDATEEQIMEAAKATYVDRFVRALPDGYQTIIDEEGNNVSAGEKQLITIARAFVSDPSLLILDEATSSVDTRTELLLQKAMAALRTDRTSFVIAHRLSTIRDADTILVMENGKIVEQGNHNHLLALQGAYYRLYMSQFAGEEETAVDDSTAVHS; encoded by the coding sequence ATGACCGAGCAGAACCAGCAAAAGAAGCGTGGCTGGGCTGCCAAGGCTCAGGCGGCGAAGGATGCCAAAGCAACAGCCGAGGCTGAGATAGCAACCGAAGCGCTCGATGACGATGACTTCGTCGAAGAGGAGTACGTCCCGTCCGAAGCTGACGGCGGCATGTTCGGTGATGTCCCGGCAAAGAAAGCCAAGGAGTTCTGGCCGTCCGCCAAACGGCTCATGGGCCTGTTGAAGCCTGAGGCTGTCGGCGTATACATCGTGATCGGCCTGGTCATCGTCTCGGTGGTCCTGAATGTGATTGCCCCCAAGGTCCTGGGTAATGCCATGGACGTTATTTTTGGCGGCGTCGTGGGCCGGCAGGTTCCTGAGGGTGTTTCCAAGGAACAGTTCGTGGAGCTCATGCGCCAGCAGGGTGAGGGCAACTTCGCGGACATGGTGTCCAAGATGGAGCTCACCAACGGCATTGACTTCCCCAAGCTGACCTTCCTGATCTCCATCGTGTTGCTCATGTACTTTGTGGCCAACATCTTCCTGTGGGCCCAGGGTTGGCTGCTCAACAGGATCGTCATGCGGGTCATCAAGAAGCTCCGCAACGATGTTCAGGCCAAGCTCAACCGGCTGCCGTTGAACTACTTTGACACCCGCCAGCGTGGCGACATCCTGTCCCGCGTGACCAACGACGTCGATAACGTCCAGCAGGGCCTCCAGCAGGCGTTCTCGCAGCTGGTCAGCTCAGTGCTGACCGTCCTGGGCATCACGGTGATGATGTTCATCGTGTCCTGGGAGTTGGCGTTGATTGCCCTGATCGCCCTGCCTCTGTCCGGCATCGTGGCAGGCGTCATTGGTGCCCGCAGCCAAAAGCTGTTCGCGGCGCAGTGGAAGAACACCGGTGCGTTGAACGGCCAGATCGAGGAATCGTTCTCCGGACACGACCTCGTGAAGGTCTTCGGGCGCGATGCTGACATGCTGGACCGTTTCGACGAGAAGAACGAGGAACTGTACAAAGCCTCGTTCGGTGCACAGTTTGTATCCGGGGTGATCTTCCCGGCCATGAACTTCGTGTCCTACCTTTCCTATGTGGGCATTGCCGTGGTGGGCGGCCTCCGCGTTGCCTCGGGTTCCATGAGCCTGGGCGACGCCACCGCGTTCATCCAGTACTCGCGTGAATTCACCCAGCCGCTGGGTCAGATTGCAGGCATGGCCAACATGCTCCAGTCCGGCGTCGCTTCGGCAGAGCGTGTGTTCGAGTTCCTGGATGCCGATGAAGAAGTTGAAGAGACCGGGACCCGTAACCTGCCCTCCAAGACCGATGGCCACGTTGAGTTTGAGCATGTTTCCTTCAGTTATGTGGAGGACAAGCCGCTGATCGAGGACCTGTCCTTTGCGGCCGAGCCTGGTCACACGGTGGCGATTGTTGGGCCCACGGGAGCCGGTAAGACCACCCTGGTGAACCTCGTGATGCGTTTCTACGAGCTCAACGCCGGCCGGATTACCTTGGACGGCGTGGACATCAAGGACCTCAGCCGTGCAGAACTGCGGTCCAAGGTGGGCATGGTGCTGCAGGATGCCTGGCTGTTTGGCGGGACCATCTACGACAACATCAAGTACGGCAACCTGGACGCCACCGAGGAGCAGATCATGGAGGCGGCCAAGGCCACCTACGTGGACCGCTTCGTGCGGGCCCTTCCTGACGGCTACCAGACCATCATCGACGAAGAAGGCAACAACGTCAGTGCCGGTGAAAAGCAGCTGATCACTATTGCCCGTGCCTTCGTCTCCGATCCTTCGCTGCTGATCCTGGATGAGGCCACCAGCTCCGTGGACACCCGAACCGAACTGCTGCTGCAAAAGGCCATGGCTGCCCTCCGCACTGACCGGACCAGCTTTGTGATCGCCCACCGACTGTCCACCATCCGGGACGCCGATACCATCCTGGTGATGGAGAACGGCAAGATCGTGGAGCAGGGCAACCACAACCACCTGCTGGCACTCCAGGGCGCGTACTACCGCTTGTACATGTCCCAGTTCGCCGGTGAAGAAGAGACGGCCGTGGACGATTCGACGGCGGTGCACAGCTGA
- a CDS encoding thioesterase family protein has translation MRWGDMDAYGHINNVQIVRMLEEARIAAFGPPRGAGLPGVEPPAALFNDVEEGIMTLVVEHKVRYVRTLDYRNIPAVVEIWVGAIKGASFDLHYVIKDPVTREDCVKATTHLAFVAEATGRVLRLTPEQKEKLGHFQP, from the coding sequence ATGCGCTGGGGTGACATGGACGCCTACGGCCACATCAATAACGTCCAGATTGTTCGCATGCTGGAGGAAGCCCGCATTGCAGCCTTCGGGCCGCCGCGCGGGGCCGGTCTTCCGGGCGTAGAGCCACCTGCCGCCCTGTTCAATGACGTTGAAGAGGGCATCATGACCCTGGTTGTGGAGCACAAAGTCCGCTACGTTCGGACCCTGGATTACCGCAACATCCCGGCCGTAGTGGAGATTTGGGTGGGAGCCATCAAGGGTGCCAGCTTTGATCTCCACTACGTCATCAAGGATCCGGTGACGCGGGAAGACTGCGTCAAAGCCACCACTCATTTGGCCTTTGTAGCCGAAGCCACCGGACGGGTCCTGAGGCTCACACCGGAGCAGAAGGAAAAGCTGGGGCACTTCCAACCCTGA
- a CDS encoding copper homeostasis protein CutC, with protein sequence MKLEIAVVSAAGAGVAASEGADRIELCSSLELGGVTPSQGLMEASMEHVDGRLEIHPLIRSRPGDFQYSASDVDTMVHEIRHLLAQGARGVVVGALTASGDVDVPALRRLVASAKDANPDAELTFHRAIDQSRDPFATLDELLDLGFTRVLTSGHQATAGAGLETLTAMVERAGNSLQIMAGGGLTLDDIPVMHRAGLSAVHLSAKKTVSTLGEGAISLGAQDGSDPTAYTVTDREVVRAAKALANALNLAMPH encoded by the coding sequence ATGAAACTCGAAATTGCCGTGGTCAGCGCTGCCGGGGCCGGGGTAGCGGCATCCGAGGGAGCTGACCGGATTGAACTGTGCAGCAGCCTCGAACTTGGTGGTGTGACGCCGAGCCAGGGGCTCATGGAAGCGAGCATGGAACACGTCGATGGGCGTTTGGAGATCCATCCGTTGATCCGTTCCAGGCCGGGTGATTTCCAGTACTCCGCGTCGGACGTGGACACCATGGTGCATGAAATCCGGCATCTGCTGGCCCAGGGAGCGCGCGGAGTTGTGGTGGGGGCGCTCACTGCTTCAGGTGACGTGGATGTTCCGGCACTGCGGCGCCTGGTGGCCTCCGCCAAGGATGCCAACCCGGACGCCGAGCTCACCTTCCACAGAGCCATTGACCAGTCACGAGACCCCTTCGCAACCTTGGATGAATTGCTGGATCTGGGCTTCACCAGGGTCCTCACATCGGGGCATCAGGCAACGGCGGGCGCTGGCTTGGAAACGTTGACGGCCATGGTGGAACGGGCCGGGAATTCCCTGCAGATCATGGCCGGCGGCGGACTGACCTTGGACGACATTCCGGTGATGCACAGGGCAGGATTGTCCGCCGTTCATCTCTCGGCCAAGAAGACGGTCTCCACGCTCGGAGAGGGCGCCATCTCCCTGGGTGCCCAGGACGGCAGCGATCCCACGGCGTACACCGTCACCGATCGCGAAGTAGTTCGGGCGGCCAAGGCGCTGGCGAACGCACTTAATCTCGCAATGCCCCATTAG
- a CDS encoding glycoside hydrolase domain-containing protein, whose translation MPLPSPVSPAVISRLTTIANSTPAKGHPELECGVGTWDKLLYGNHRFVIDVQADEARGWPAGTTQAHRVVLPWRRQDTEPATVDVIVVSRSTGTRVRNVIVEEATRASGSLVFEAIDGPGTYFVYYLTYAMLGKPHYPQAQYLPHRPAADPAWAAVVVRSAWASGAQAELPTARVLRYEAASERDSFAPMNFTARAEELEHFRSLHAGEAFLVFPEDRLNPVSMHSELPAHWVIDGPSNSFHGTALAGEDYVVQLGLYAQKELEGVSVDVVSPAGRHCVNTDGVDRLGKPWRRALNVPAGTVRALFVVLPIPAEAAGTAHSATITICAAGESPRKIEVTLEVATETDPAILAGGFGDPRFLRRLAWLDSDVAQDAELVKPYTAVSLDESSATLGILGRSLRLAESGLPAQVTSTFTAAVTATDGPAVELLDVPVRLDIDGIHWHYSSIVFTVQGPARVQWRCQWTGTKDGKAALALDLEGVLDADGAVSYRLRLSPEQNLDVPDVGLHLGFRKAAVPFAMGLGVPGGRRPETVDWTWDVATKNQDALWLGGVNAGMQLSLRDERYERPLNTNFYREKPLVEPESWANRQEDGGQPTVRGGVALRTTENRVTLHAFSGARSLTAGQPLDFNVRLLLTPFKAIEPGKHLSKRYFHEPADPESIAAAGATVVNVHHATAPAPYINDPLLTEDSLREYVAGCHRSGLKAKIYNTVRELTFHSPELLPLLQLDHEIFSDGPGAGHIWLQEHAGSGYVSAWFAPNVEDIAVVTTGESRWENFYVRSLQELARGEDGIDGIYLDDIAYDRHAMVRVRKVLERACAARGVDGPEIDLHSANQFTAHDGYASSANLYMEQLPYVDRLWLGEYFDYDTTDPDYWLVELSGIPFGLMGEMLEGGGNPWRGMVFGMTGRAPAVDNRPLWECWAETGLEHAPMQGFWDPQAPVWTSHPEVLATTWLTEYGLVVALASWAEHTEEVTLIFDDAAVTGTPKDASITAPAIRGFQSAAGYAPGEAIPIEPQRGLLLVIGN comes from the coding sequence ATGCCGCTGCCCTCGCCGGTTTCACCGGCCGTCATTTCCCGTCTAACGACAATCGCAAACAGCACCCCAGCCAAGGGCCACCCGGAGCTGGAATGTGGCGTCGGAACATGGGACAAACTGCTCTACGGAAATCACCGGTTCGTCATTGACGTCCAGGCGGACGAAGCAAGAGGCTGGCCCGCGGGAACAACCCAAGCCCACAGGGTAGTCCTTCCCTGGCGCCGGCAGGACACGGAGCCGGCAACCGTGGATGTCATCGTAGTCTCCCGGAGCACCGGAACCAGGGTTCGGAACGTGATCGTTGAAGAGGCCACGAGGGCGTCCGGATCCCTTGTCTTCGAGGCCATCGACGGCCCCGGCACCTACTTCGTCTACTACCTGACGTACGCCATGTTGGGGAAACCCCACTATCCGCAAGCGCAGTACCTCCCGCATCGTCCTGCCGCAGACCCGGCCTGGGCCGCCGTCGTGGTGCGTTCTGCCTGGGCAAGCGGGGCGCAGGCCGAGCTGCCCACCGCAAGAGTCCTCCGTTATGAGGCCGCAAGTGAACGCGACTCCTTCGCTCCAATGAACTTCACTGCCCGCGCGGAGGAGCTGGAACACTTTCGTTCGCTCCACGCAGGCGAGGCGTTCCTGGTGTTCCCCGAGGACCGGCTGAACCCTGTCTCGATGCATTCGGAGCTGCCGGCGCACTGGGTGATCGACGGGCCCTCGAACAGCTTCCACGGGACTGCACTGGCCGGCGAGGACTATGTGGTCCAGCTGGGGCTTTACGCGCAGAAGGAGCTCGAGGGTGTCTCAGTCGATGTGGTCTCCCCTGCCGGTCGCCATTGCGTCAATACTGATGGCGTGGATCGCCTGGGCAAGCCGTGGCGCAGAGCACTGAACGTCCCGGCCGGCACGGTGCGGGCTTTGTTCGTGGTCCTTCCCATTCCCGCGGAAGCTGCCGGAACCGCACACTCTGCGACCATCACGATCTGTGCAGCGGGGGAGTCGCCGCGGAAGATCGAGGTCACCCTGGAGGTGGCGACGGAAACAGATCCGGCAATCCTTGCCGGCGGTTTCGGAGATCCACGATTCCTTCGGCGCCTTGCATGGCTGGATTCTGACGTAGCCCAGGACGCGGAGCTGGTGAAGCCCTACACCGCCGTCTCACTGGATGAATCGAGCGCTACGTTGGGGATCCTGGGCAGGTCACTGCGGCTCGCGGAGTCGGGGCTTCCGGCGCAGGTGACGTCCACCTTCACCGCCGCTGTAACCGCCACTGATGGCCCCGCCGTCGAGCTTCTGGACGTCCCGGTGCGCCTGGACATTGACGGCATCCACTGGCATTACTCGTCGATTGTGTTCACAGTTCAAGGCCCGGCACGCGTCCAGTGGCGTTGTCAGTGGACGGGCACGAAGGACGGGAAAGCGGCGCTGGCCCTGGACCTGGAAGGTGTCCTCGACGCCGATGGAGCAGTGAGCTACCGGCTTCGGCTGAGTCCGGAGCAAAACCTGGACGTGCCCGACGTCGGCCTTCACCTTGGGTTCCGTAAGGCTGCGGTCCCGTTCGCCATGGGTTTGGGGGTTCCGGGTGGGCGGCGGCCGGAAACCGTCGACTGGACCTGGGACGTTGCCACCAAGAACCAGGATGCACTCTGGCTGGGTGGGGTGAACGCCGGGATGCAGCTGTCCTTGCGGGATGAGCGGTACGAGAGGCCACTGAATACAAACTTTTACCGGGAGAAGCCGCTGGTGGAACCGGAATCGTGGGCCAACCGTCAGGAGGACGGCGGCCAGCCCACAGTCCGGGGCGGTGTTGCGCTGCGGACAACGGAGAATAGGGTGACGCTGCATGCCTTCAGCGGTGCCCGTTCCCTCACCGCGGGCCAGCCGCTCGACTTTAATGTCCGTCTCCTGCTGACGCCTTTCAAAGCGATCGAACCCGGCAAGCACCTGTCCAAGCGCTACTTCCATGAGCCGGCCGACCCGGAAAGCATCGCCGCCGCGGGAGCCACCGTGGTCAACGTCCATCACGCAACAGCTCCTGCGCCGTACATCAACGACCCCCTTCTCACGGAAGACTCGTTGAGGGAGTATGTGGCAGGGTGCCATCGAAGCGGACTCAAAGCCAAGATCTACAACACTGTCCGGGAGCTTACTTTTCACAGTCCGGAGCTGCTGCCGCTACTGCAACTGGACCACGAGATTTTCAGTGACGGTCCCGGGGCGGGCCACATATGGTTGCAGGAACATGCCGGGAGCGGCTACGTGTCCGCATGGTTTGCCCCGAACGTCGAGGACATCGCAGTGGTGACCACAGGCGAGTCGCGGTGGGAGAACTTCTACGTCCGGAGCCTCCAGGAGCTGGCCAGAGGTGAGGACGGGATCGATGGCATCTATCTGGATGACATCGCCTATGACCGGCATGCCATGGTGCGGGTCCGCAAGGTCCTTGAGCGGGCTTGCGCGGCTCGCGGAGTGGACGGCCCTGAGATCGACCTTCACTCGGCAAACCAGTTCACTGCCCACGACGGGTACGCGTCATCGGCCAATTTGTACATGGAGCAATTGCCCTATGTGGACAGGCTGTGGTTGGGGGAGTACTTCGACTACGACACCACCGATCCCGACTATTGGTTGGTGGAGTTGTCCGGCATCCCCTTCGGACTGATGGGCGAAATGCTGGAAGGGGGAGGCAACCCATGGCGCGGCATGGTGTTCGGCATGACCGGCAGGGCGCCCGCCGTGGACAACCGCCCGCTCTGGGAATGCTGGGCAGAAACCGGCTTGGAGCACGCGCCGATGCAGGGGTTCTGGGACCCGCAGGCGCCCGTGTGGACCAGCCACCCGGAGGTCCTGGCAACCACGTGGCTCACAGAGTACGGACTGGTTGTAGCGCTGGCGTCATGGGCCGAGCACACTGAGGAAGTGACGCTGATATTCGACGACGCTGCCGTCACCGGCACCCCCAAGGACGCCTCAATAACTGCCCCCGCTATCCGTGGCTTCCAATCAGCTGCGGGCTACGCGCCGGGCGAGGCAATACCCATCGAGCCGCAGCGCGGCCTCCTTCTTGTGATCGGAAACTGA